Within the Erigeron canadensis isolate Cc75 chromosome 6, C_canadensis_v1, whole genome shotgun sequence genome, the region agtcgactACCAAAAGGTTCGACATCTTCTTATACCAggtaatatgtttttaatttttaaagatcaTCACTTTTATGAAACTGAATATATtatgaacttaaattattattattattattattattattattattatatttttttaaattaagttttcttcaacaacaaaaaataagccCACATTaattcatcttgaagatcttaaccTAACACATGTTAATCATCACCTATGAATCTGtcttgtgcatgtatggactgttttagagtggaacaacccaaagaaaatcaaaacgttcgagatggtctttgttgatgaattggtatgtatttttcaaattatataccgTACACTTTTTGTTGAGCTTAACTCTAAATCGtttagtctaaaattgttgtttgtgtttgtagtaagtttagatataaaacttgcaattttttatttaaataaagttgaaaaaaaagtaaactgtaatcaatatttacatgaaattaattttcatatatttacttctttagttttcgttttgattaaattgtgatattggtcatagggatttaatatacttaaatttcaatttttttagctttgattaatatattttgagactactcaTTCATTGGACGGGCCTGAGATTAGTTATAGTAGTCGTGTAAGTCGTAACACTTAACGTTCACCCATATGGAAGCTTAAAATTAATGGTATCCATGATTAACATGATTTCTTCCTCTAAGAATAAGTAATTAGAATAAACACTTGACACTTcaatggtatatatatagtttgtaagCAAAATTTGTAAATGCGTTAACACAAAAAATTAATGTAAGGAATACattaaatttctttttccaatccTAATTTTGCATACTTAATATCCACCATCAATTATTTTGTAGCCTTTTCTttaccaagaaaaaaaaaaaagaaaaagaccgGTCAaactcttatttatttatttatttttaacggcaaaaagaatatactaTAAATGATCCTCTAGCAAGGTACTAGTGATCGAAGTATACAAATTACAATTTAGAAATACAAACAATTTCACAAACTAGATTTTTCTCAGAATTTTAACTGCAAAGGTTGCAAAAGAGTTGGAAAAAAAACTTATGTAAATTACAGAAAGACTAAGACACacggaaaaaaaaactcatctaTTCTACCCATGTGTTACATGAGTTTTTGTCTGGTGCATATGTTACACGAATTTCATCTTGAAACAAGATAAAGAGttgttcttgattttgactACACTTGCAAAGTTGTTTTGTCTCACAAGTATATAGTACCTTTAATGTGGATGTTTCTGTGATGTTAGTTAAAACTGTCCTATGATGATTTCCACAAGATAAACGATTACATGTAGTTACATATTGGATAGTTTACTAATTAATCATTGTTGTAACTAATCAACGATTACATGCTGTAGATACATGTAGTTACATATTGGATAGCCTACATGGAAAATACAGGTTGAAATGAGTGAACATTTTTTCTCTTAATAAAAGATATGTGAAAACTATAAATACTAGGCATGAATAAAATTGTTGTAACTCATAATTTAGTAGATGATGGAGTTGTGGGCCTGTCATGGTGGAATGTTGGTGACTATTCGGGGTCGTCTGAGGTGGGGCAAAGAGGATATAAGCTTAGGGTCAAAAATATGCAAAGGCctaaaaaatcaagttttataactttaaattaaatcatttttttattttaattctagataaaatatttaatatcacaacaaatggaagtttgataaaataataataataacaataataataataataataattaaaaattttttacgTAATTGCTCAATAAATGAGTGTAAGCGGGTAAGGCTAAATTTCAATAACTTTGGGGtctatatatttcatttttcttgGGCCCAATTTTTTGTTGTCATTTTCAGAGACGACCCTATGATTATTGATGCACGGTTGATCAACATTCGTATGTTATATAAACATGATCTCCTGACTAATAATGAAGTATGACGACtctttaataaaaagaaatttctTCTATTTGGGTGGCTATGTACTAGACCACCTTAGATTATCAAAAGTATAACATGGTACCTTCTATTTGTCAAACAAGGTCTTGTACCTTGACTCTGGTGGCGGACTTGAGAATTCAAGTGTCTAGCCCGAACAGTGAAAAAAATGCCTCTAACTCTTAAGAATccaattatataaacaaaaattcttttttataattaagaCGTTATAACATCAAAAATGGtgtttcttatatatttattgttttaatctaattaaaatttatattaaagtCCGggatgaataaataaaaatagttttaatcaaatgaaattcTAAATAATATTAAACGATATTCTAAAAAAATCACCAAAATATgatcaagaaatcaaaattaGTAATAATAACTAATCAAGAAAAGATTAATAACAGAAGCATACATTTAAGAATTAAGagtaaaactaaatttttttgatGTTACTTATAGTATCTAGTATTTTAAAACACAATATTAACCATTTGTGGAAGAAAAACTGCTAAGAGTATTTActctttatcttctaaattttatttaaatatttaattcataattaaagtaaattggtataacttattattattaaagacataactttgtatgtatatacatatttaatatCTAAgatattgtataattataattttaaaattaacttgttattaaaatcaaataatatatatatgttatacttTTACATATAACGGAGGTCTTGAAACAAAACacacaacccccccccccccccccccccccctaccCTAACTATTTATGTTACACATGTGTGGATACTTTCTAATAAAATAGTTATAACAGGCAGGCTTGATGCTTCGTTGAGGAATTGTGATTTTATATGtgataaaataaatcaaaaaaatttatatcgaAGTAAAAACCagaagttaaaataaaaaaaatgagaacaTGATAGAAAGTTGATGATCAAGTTATAAAAGGCCAAAAAGTAAAGGTACAAATGAAAACATAGTAAAATTTGGTGGTGAAACTGATAAAAAGgttgataaataaattataattgacTAAAAAAAAAGCGGCAATATAAAAATATGGTAAGAATTTGTTGATCAAattttaaaagacaaaaatatatacGCATTGTATTTAActatattcttttaaataattGATCTGATAATCCTTCTAACAACTTGATTACATGATAAGTATTATCTACTATCTCCCTCTTGACCTCTTctaattttatcatttattttatcAAGTGTTATAATTAAGATATCAAAATGATTAGACTTATcttattttccattttaacTAGGTTATAAACACCGTTTTTTTGAGtaaataaaatcaaagaaaGATGATATtgacaaatttaggagaaatcTCAACATCCTAAAAGCCtgttaataattttgattaataaGTTTAAATCTTTAAATGTAACAGTGTAAAACCTTGGCCCAAGTCCTAGCCTACTTTAATGTTAGTCCAGTTGTTGGTGCGTTTGTAGCGTTTGTCCAGTTACGATTGTGGACCATGAAACATTCAAAAGTCCAGTTTTATCTTCGAAGTTCGAATAATAATTTAGCATGAAATCATTTATCCTTAGAAAATCATGTCCCTCGTAGATTTATCATACATATTTATTTCTCTCTCGTTGATTCTTAGAAGACAATGATTTCTTTAGTCGAACATCATACACAAACTAttacaaattattatattaattcataaaatagATTATCATCATCCAgtgaaaataataacaataacaaaggGAAGACATTTAACCATGATTTAATGGCAAGTTCGAAGAACATAAAAAAGAAGACATTTTTAGCACAAAAATAATGGGTAAATAATAGTTCACTAAATGGGCACACTATGTAATACTACGGTTTCAACGGTCAGCCCAGGCCCAAACGCAAACAATACACCCCACTCTAGACCTTCTCCTGTGGTATTAAGCCCATTTGTAGCTGAAAAATGTCGCATTTCGTTAAGGATAAATAGTACAGAAGGACTTGACATGTTTCCATATTCACTAAGCACATGTCGTGTGGCCCGTAGTTTATCGGGGGTAAGGGCTAGTTTTGCCTCCATTTGGTCCAAGATTGCCGGCCCGCCTGGATGCGCAATCCAAAAAAGTGAGTTCCAATCAACTATGTCCAAGGGTTGAAAGGCTTCTACTAATATTTTTTCAATGTGTTTTGAGATAAGGCCCGGAACACCTTTaccaagataaaataaaatcccTGCCTCACGAAGATGAGCGTAAATTGCACCCTCGGTATCTGGAAGAATAGTTTGAGAAGCAATAGCCATCTCAAAAAGTGGCTTTTCTACATCTATTAATGGGCCAGACCCAACTATGATGGCGGCTGCACCATCACCAAATAAGGCCTGGCCCACTAAGTTATCAATTCGGGTTTCATCAGGCCCATGAAAATGTACAGCAGTGATTTCAACGCAAACAACCAAGACGCGAGCCCCCTTGCTGTTTTCGGCCAAGTCCTTAGCCATACGAAGGGCCGTCCCACCAGCATAGCAACCTTGTTGGTATATCAtacaatgtttgacagataacgGAAGACCAAGAAGCTTTGTGAGCTGGTAATCAGCTCCTGGCAAGTCAATGCTGCTTGTTGAGCTAAACACGAGGTGGGTGATCTTGGACTTAGGTTGGCCCCATTCCATGATCGCCTGTGTTGCTGCTTCCTTACCGAGCTTTGGAACTTCAACAACCAGCATGTCTTGTCTATCGTTCAATGACGGTGCCATGTAGGCACAAATGTTCGGTTTCTCTTTTGCAATTTCCTCTGTCAAGTACATGtatctttttttaatcattGATTTATCACCTGAACACAATACAAAATGTGTCAAATATCTCAAAAGCTTAGATAACATGTGTTAATATGTGTCAAATTACTAACAAGATTAgataacatataaaatattaatgtgCCAATATGTGTCAAATTACTAAATGATTAGATGACATACAAAAATGTGTCAAATTACTAAAAAGATTAGATAACATACAAAAATGTgtcaaataacataaaatattcttgaaaaaatttaacttatatatggttataagaaaacaagtaaaTAACATGTATAAAACTTACATATGCGCCTAAATTTTTCTTTAAGGTCTTTCTTGTGCTCGCTTTTGGTAATACGGAAATAGTAATCTGGAAACATATTTTGGTCTATACAATTAGGCGGTGTAGCGGTCCCTATGGCCATAATCGTTGCTGGTCCTTCGGCTCGTTGCATCTTTCTTAACTCCTGAATGCTAACCATTTTCGGTTGAAGGATTTTAGAATTGATGTATGTTATTCACGAATATATTTTGTGTATTGAGTAAAAGGTTGTGTGTTGACAATTTATAGTAAGTACGCAAGAAATTCTGGCACGTAAGATATAGAAAGAAAagttcttttgttttatttgtatttCTCGTTCTATTTGCCTGGTCTATCCCATCACAATTCACAAATCACCATTAGTTCTTGTCAACGCCACGTATATATAACAAAACCGATCATTTATCCCTTACAACAAGCTCATTAAGCTAATACTGTACAAAGTTTATGGTTGTTATAagatacgagagtaagtacgcatgcgttgcagcggtgagatggtggggtgatatttaggtcatagagtatgataggttataggagttgatatgtcatagagtatgatagtcaaatgccttagccgtacgggctccgtcctcggttttaaaaatttgtcgaaagtatatcgaatgacatctctaatgaaagagcatgaaactttaagaacacccatacaatttttataatttatcgatgtacggtttttgagataaaagattttgaatgaattggagaaatgaatgatttatagaggagagagaaaaaagatgattgttgagatttgaggagagagaaagggtattatagttattttagataaatataaaatagataggaggggcattttggaaaaatacttaaaatcaatattgaaaatttcaagttcaatgttgagaATCTAagaaaaatctgctttataatatagtatagatatagataaaactcataattaataattataaaaatcttttaatGTTAAGTCGAGAAGaggctttaaggtgttaatatgtgacaaagatgataAGAGAGAAGACATTACAATAATTTTCGTCtataaaaaagtctttcaaTTGCCGCATGAGGGTATATGCttccaatattatttttttacattagttttctttctattagcttaacagtcttgacatttgaattaaacacaTAATATCTACATATACTTCAgctttga harbors:
- the LOC122603276 gene encoding chalcone synthase 2-like: MVSIQELRKMQRAEGPATIMAIGTATPPNCIDQNMFPDYYFRITKSEHKKDLKEKFRRICDKSMIKKRYMYLTEEIAKEKPNICAYMAPSLNDRQDMLVVEVPKLGKEAATQAIMEWGQPKSKITHLVFSSTSSIDLPGADYQLTKLLGLPLSVKHCMIYQQGCYAGGTALRMAKDLAENSKGARVLVVCVEITAVHFHGPDETRIDNLVGQALFGDGAAAIIVGSGPLIDVEKPLFEMAIASQTILPDTEGAIYAHLREAGILFYLGKGVPGLISKHIEKILVEAFQPLDIVDWNSLFWIAHPGGPAILDQMEAKLALTPDKLRATRHVLSEYGNMSSPSVLFILNEMRHFSATNGLNTTGEGLEWGVLFAFGPGLTVETVVLHSVPI